In Lysobacter luteus, a single window of DNA contains:
- a CDS encoding ribokinase, with the protein MSAVVVIGSFNVDHVWSLPVLPRAGETLQGEYRTGPGGKGFNQATAAARAGAVTAFVCALGADAGGQLARALASVDGIVLRDAASTHPTGTAGIYVDREGRNSIVIGAGANAAMTPAHVRAQGDVFADARVVLAQLESPVDAVLAGFDLARDEGVPTLLNPAPADADLPAGLLAQCDVLTPNESEFSAQLARHCGEPVEPGAVAGMADAELHRLCRRLLPHGTVVVTLGARGCLVSHADGMLRGDDAAFYRVPAVPADAIDTTGAGDAFNGALAAAWATHPAAPFHVHVGFASLYAARACESAGAATAMPHLADL; encoded by the coding sequence ATGAGCGCCGTGGTCGTGATCGGCTCGTTCAACGTCGACCACGTGTGGTCGTTGCCGGTGTTGCCACGCGCCGGCGAGACGCTCCAGGGCGAGTACCGCACCGGCCCCGGCGGCAAGGGCTTCAACCAGGCCACCGCCGCCGCACGCGCGGGGGCCGTGACCGCCTTCGTCTGCGCGCTCGGCGCCGATGCCGGCGGACAACTGGCCCGCGCACTGGCGAGCGTCGACGGCATCGTCCTGCGCGACGCCGCCAGCACGCATCCCACCGGCACCGCCGGCATCTATGTCGACCGGGAAGGACGCAACAGCATCGTCATCGGTGCCGGCGCCAACGCGGCCATGACACCCGCCCACGTTCGGGCGCAGGGTGACGTGTTCGCCGATGCGCGGGTGGTGTTGGCGCAGCTGGAATCGCCGGTCGACGCCGTGCTTGCCGGTTTCGACCTGGCCCGCGACGAAGGCGTGCCGACGTTGCTCAACCCCGCACCGGCCGATGCCGATCTGCCGGCCGGCCTCCTGGCCCAGTGCGATGTCCTGACGCCCAACGAATCCGAATTCTCCGCCCAGCTCGCCCGCCACTGCGGCGAGCCGGTAGAACCCGGGGCGGTGGCGGGAATGGCCGACGCCGAACTGCATCGGCTGTGCCGCCGGCTGCTGCCGCACGGCACGGTGGTGGTGACCCTCGGCGCGCGTGGTTGCCTGGTGTCGCATGCCGACGGGATGCTTCGCGGCGACGACGCGGCGTTCTATCGCGTGCCCGCGGTGCCAGCCGACGCCATCGATACCACCGGCGCCGGCGATGCCTTCAACGGGGCGCTGGCGGCTGCATGGGCGACACACCCGGCGGCGCCATTCCACGTCCACGTCGGCTTTGCCAGCCTCTATGCCGCGCGGGCCTGCGAAAGCGCCGGCGCGGCGACGGCCATGCCGCACCTCGCCGATCTGTAA
- a CDS encoding NupC/NupG family nucleoside CNT transporter — MEGLSRVAFGLFGLAVLVGIAWLFSNHKKAVDWRLVLTGIVLQIGFAALVLLVPGGRDVFDALGNGFVKLLGFVNAGSEFIFGSLMNVETYGFIFAFQVLPTIIFFASLMSVLYHLGVMQAVVRAMAWAITKVMRVSGAETTSVCASVFIGQTEAPLTVRPYISKMTESELITMMIGGMAHIAGGVLAAYVGMLGGGDPVAQAFYAKHLLAASIMAAPATMVVAKLLIPETGTPLTRGTVKMEVEKTTSNVIDAAAAGAGDGLRLALNIGAMLLAFIALIALINWPLTWIGEVTGLSAALGKPTDMATLLGYVLSPVAWLIGVPWQDANVVGGLIGEKIVLNEFVAYLHLAEIVNGQNPGVVLTDQGRLIATYALCGFANFSSIAIQIGGIGGLAPDRRQDLARFGLRAVLGGTIATLMTATIAGVLTGLGG; from the coding sequence ATGGAAGGTCTGTCACGGGTCGCCTTCGGCCTGTTTGGTCTCGCGGTGCTGGTCGGCATCGCCTGGTTGTTCTCCAACCACAAGAAGGCGGTCGACTGGCGGCTGGTGCTGACCGGCATCGTCCTGCAGATCGGATTCGCCGCGCTGGTGCTGCTGGTGCCAGGCGGCCGCGACGTGTTCGACGCGCTCGGCAACGGCTTCGTGAAGCTGCTCGGGTTCGTCAATGCCGGCTCGGAGTTCATCTTCGGCAGCCTGATGAACGTCGAGACCTACGGCTTCATCTTCGCCTTCCAGGTGTTGCCGACCATCATCTTCTTCGCCTCGCTGATGAGCGTGCTGTACCACCTGGGGGTGATGCAGGCGGTGGTGCGCGCGATGGCGTGGGCGATCACCAAGGTCATGCGGGTCTCCGGTGCGGAGACCACCAGCGTCTGCGCCAGCGTCTTCATCGGCCAGACCGAAGCCCCGCTGACGGTGCGGCCGTACATCTCGAAGATGACCGAGTCCGAGCTGATCACGATGATGATCGGCGGCATGGCGCACATCGCCGGCGGCGTGCTTGCGGCCTACGTCGGCATGCTCGGCGGCGGCGACCCGGTGGCGCAGGCGTTCTACGCCAAGCACCTGCTGGCGGCGTCGATCATGGCGGCGCCGGCGACGATGGTCGTCGCCAAGCTGCTGATCCCCGAAACCGGCACGCCGCTGACGCGCGGCACGGTCAAGATGGAGGTCGAGAAGACCACCAGCAACGTCATCGACGCGGCCGCGGCCGGCGCGGGTGACGGCCTGCGGCTCGCCCTGAACATCGGCGCGATGCTGCTGGCGTTCATCGCCCTGATCGCCCTGATCAACTGGCCGCTGACCTGGATCGGCGAGGTGACCGGCTTGTCGGCCGCGCTCGGCAAGCCGACCGACATGGCCACCCTGCTGGGTTACGTGCTGTCGCCGGTCGCCTGGCTGATCGGCGTACCGTGGCAGGACGCCAATGTCGTCGGTGGCCTGATCGGCGAGAAGATCGTGCTCAACGAATTCGTGGCCTACCTGCACCTGGCCGAGATCGTGAACGGGCAGAACCCCGGCGTGGTGTTGACCGACCAGGGCCGCCTGATCGCCACCTACGCGCTGTGCGGCTTCGCCAACTTCAGTTCGATCGCGATCCAGATCGGCGGCATCGGCGGGCTCGCGCCCGACCGCCGCCAGGACCTCGCCCGCTTCGGCCTGCGGGCCGTGCTCGGCGGCACCATCGCGACCCTGATGACCGCGACGATCGCCGGCGTGCTGACCGGCCTCGGCGGCTGA
- a CDS encoding GGDEF domain-containing protein, protein MESRSAREILAAVLARPDEVMLEVGAGGELLVARLRVVIAALLLVLPLANAVSGGTVRETLIGLGGAVFVNVFAQVWLQLARRRRRYRWLSFATVAFDVTATTAVLIVLAFAHLPAALNSMVVWGCYLLAIVLTALRGDGRTTLFAGALAVLQYGAIIAAVFAFADSPEHLLSSDYGAVTPGPQVQRVMLLVIATMITATVVYRMQRLVEMSGTDGLTRLPNRTWLLHRMPRLLEVASEEDGSLSLALIDLDHFSRINDEAGHHAGDRAIRHVVEVLKGMTERNERLVRLGGEEFVLVMPQPLGTAWERVDAIRRVLGQRPFDPERGNLEPLRLTFSAGVAASPHDGHDLSTLLRRADRRLKMAKREGRNRVIARDG, encoded by the coding sequence ATGGAAAGCCGAAGCGCAAGGGAGATCCTGGCCGCCGTGCTGGCTCGACCCGACGAGGTCATGCTCGAGGTCGGTGCGGGCGGCGAGCTGCTGGTTGCACGCCTGCGCGTGGTCATCGCCGCGCTGTTGCTGGTGCTTCCGCTTGCCAACGCGGTCAGCGGCGGCACGGTTCGCGAGACCCTGATCGGGCTGGGCGGCGCGGTGTTCGTCAATGTCTTCGCACAGGTCTGGCTGCAGCTGGCCCGGCGCCGGCGTCGCTATCGCTGGCTGTCGTTTGCTACGGTCGCGTTCGATGTCACCGCGACCACCGCCGTGCTCATCGTGCTGGCGTTTGCCCACCTGCCGGCCGCGCTCAACAGCATGGTGGTGTGGGGGTGCTACCTCCTGGCGATCGTCCTGACCGCCCTGCGCGGCGACGGTCGCACGACCTTGTTCGCCGGTGCGCTGGCCGTACTCCAGTACGGCGCGATCATCGCCGCTGTGTTCGCCTTCGCCGACTCGCCCGAGCACTTGCTGTCCAGCGACTACGGGGCGGTGACCCCGGGCCCGCAGGTACAGCGGGTGATGCTGCTGGTGATCGCGACGATGATCACGGCAACCGTGGTCTACCGGATGCAGCGGTTGGTCGAGATGTCCGGCACGGATGGCCTGACGCGCCTGCCGAACCGGACCTGGCTGCTGCATCGCATGCCGCGGCTGTTGGAGGTAGCCAGCGAGGAGGACGGCAGCCTCAGCCTGGCGCTGATCGACCTGGACCACTTCAGCCGCATCAATGACGAGGCCGGCCACCATGCCGGCGACCGGGCGATCCGCCATGTGGTCGAAGTCCTCAAGGGCATGACCGAGCGCAACGAGCGACTGGTGCGCCTGGGGGGCGAGGAATTCGTACTGGTGATGCCGCAGCCGCTGGGCACCGCCTGGGAGCGCGTCGATGCGATCCGGCGCGTGCTGGGCCAGCGCCCGTTCGATCCCGAGCGCGGCAACCTCGAGCCCCTGCGGTTGACCTTCAGCGCCGGCGTGGCCGCGAGCCCGCACGACGGCCACGACCTCTCGACCCTGCTGCGCCGGGCCGACCGCCGCCTGAAGATGGCCAAGCGCGAGGGGCGCAACCGGGTGATCGCCCGCGACGGCTGA
- a CDS encoding TMEM165/GDT1 family protein, with product MPQLQSLLPDTLPLAAALVSTGTVALAEIGDKTQLLALLLAARFRRPWPIIAGILVATLLNHALAAWVGALAADWLRPEVLRWVVAASFLAVAVWTLKPDSLDDEPGLPGRGAFIATTIAFFIAEIGDKTQVATVLLAARYEPLWEVIAGTTVGMLLANVPVVLLGSRFADRLPLKAARYVAATVFAVLAGWVALRGFG from the coding sequence ATGCCCCAGTTGCAGTCACTGCTGCCCGATACCCTTCCCCTTGCCGCCGCACTCGTGTCCACCGGCACGGTCGCGTTGGCCGAGATCGGCGACAAGACCCAGTTGCTCGCCCTGCTGCTGGCCGCGCGGTTCCGCCGGCCATGGCCGATCATCGCCGGCATCCTCGTCGCCACCCTCCTCAACCATGCATTGGCGGCCTGGGTGGGGGCGCTGGCCGCCGACTGGCTGCGTCCGGAAGTCCTGCGCTGGGTCGTGGCCGCGAGCTTCCTGGCTGTGGCGGTGTGGACGCTGAAGCCCGATTCGCTCGACGATGAACCAGGGCTGCCCGGGCGGGGCGCCTTCATCGCCACCACCATCGCGTTCTTCATCGCCGAGATCGGCGACAAGACCCAGGTCGCCACCGTCCTGCTCGCGGCGCGGTACGAGCCGTTGTGGGAGGTCATTGCCGGTACCACCGTGGGGATGCTGTTGGCCAACGTGCCGGTGGTGCTTCTCGGCAGCCGCTTCGCCGACCGGCTGCCGCTGAAGGCCGCCCGCTATGTCGCGGCGACGGTGTTCGCCGTGCTGGCCGGCTGGGTGGCCCTGCGCGGATTCGGCTGA
- a CDS encoding aldo/keto reductase translates to MQYRRLGSSGLQLSALSFGAWLTFGAQVGRGTARELVAAAWDHGINFFDNAESYANGEAERVMGDVIADLRLPRDGFCVSSKVFFGSVEAPRPTQRGLSRKHVTDACHGALKRLRVDYLDLFYCHRPDPDTPVEETVRTMDGLVRQGKVMYWGTSEWSAAQIREAHKVARAHHLQAPTMEQPQYNLLHRERVELEYAPLYAEYGMGTTTWSPLASGLLTGRYNDGVSEDGRFGALGPHLRKTIVGGESERRLERARHFTALAKELDVPPAPLAIAWCLRNPHVSSVILGASRVEQLLENLRAIELVESMGDPVWGRVRVAAN, encoded by the coding sequence ATGCAGTACCGCCGCCTCGGCTCGTCCGGCCTGCAACTGTCCGCACTGTCGTTCGGCGCGTGGCTCACGTTCGGTGCCCAGGTCGGCCGCGGCACGGCGCGCGAACTCGTCGCGGCCGCGTGGGACCACGGCATCAACTTCTTCGACAACGCCGAGAGCTACGCCAACGGCGAGGCCGAACGGGTCATGGGCGACGTCATCGCCGACCTGCGCCTGCCGCGCGACGGCTTCTGCGTGTCCAGCAAGGTGTTCTTCGGTTCGGTGGAGGCACCGCGGCCGACCCAGCGCGGGCTGTCGCGCAAGCACGTGACCGACGCCTGCCACGGCGCGCTTAAACGGCTGCGGGTAGACTACCTGGACCTGTTCTATTGCCATCGTCCCGATCCGGACACGCCGGTCGAGGAAACCGTGCGGACCATGGATGGCCTGGTCCGCCAGGGCAAGGTGATGTACTGGGGCACGTCCGAATGGTCGGCCGCGCAGATCCGCGAGGCGCACAAGGTCGCCCGCGCGCACCACCTCCAAGCGCCGACGATGGAACAGCCGCAGTACAACCTGCTGCACCGCGAACGGGTGGAGCTGGAGTACGCGCCGCTGTATGCCGAATACGGCATGGGCACCACGACGTGGTCGCCACTGGCCTCGGGCCTGTTGACCGGCCGTTACAACGACGGCGTGTCGGAGGACGGGCGATTCGGCGCACTCGGGCCGCACCTGCGCAAGACCATCGTCGGCGGGGAAAGCGAGCGCCGGCTCGAACGTGCGCGCCACTTCACCGCGCTGGCCAAGGAGCTGGACGTGCCACCCGCGCCGCTGGCGATAGCTTGGTGCCTGCGCAACCCGCACGTGTCCAGCGTCATCCTCGGCGCCAGCCGGGTCGAGCAACTGCTCGAGAACCTGCGCGCCATCGAGCTGGTGGAGTCCATGGGCGACCCGGTGTGGGGGCGGGTGAGGGTCGCAGCAAACTGA
- the hemP gene encoding hemin uptake protein HemP encodes MALQTLNRPRLLHLPIRSDDRARPVAPVHHATHPPVADARPLDSGALLRGTREVLIRHGGETYRLRHTRNDKLILTK; translated from the coding sequence ATGGCCCTGCAAACCCTCAATCGGCCGCGTCTACTCCACCTGCCGATCCGGTCCGATGACCGGGCGCGTCCCGTCGCCCCAGTGCACCACGCCACGCACCCCCCGGTCGCCGACGCGCGTCCGCTCGACAGCGGTGCGTTGCTGCGCGGCACCCGCGAGGTGCTGATCCGCCACGGCGGCGAGACCTACCGGTTGCGGCATACCCGCAACGACAAGCTGATCCTGACCAAGTAG
- a CDS encoding SPFH domain-containing protein yields the protein MGLGTMLAIVLVFAGVVMLFKAVRMVPQGYEWTVEAFGKYTHTLSPGLHFLIPVYQGIGRKINMMEQVLEVPSQDVITKDNAVVKVDGVVYFQVLDAAKAAYEVAQLEIATLNLVMTNIRTSIGSMDLDESLSRRDEINAKVLAAVDQATHPWGLKVNRIELKDIAPPRDLVEAMARQMKAEREKRANILEAEGFRQAEILKAEGEKQSTILEAEGEREAAFREAEARERLAEAEARATQMVSDAISAGNVQAINYFVAQKYIEAFKALAEAPNQKFVLMPMESAGVIGSIAGIADLAKEALDRPAGPHAVVPPRTGR from the coding sequence ATGGGACTGGGGACGATGCTTGCGATCGTGCTGGTGTTCGCCGGCGTGGTGATGCTGTTCAAGGCGGTACGGATGGTGCCGCAGGGCTACGAATGGACGGTCGAGGCCTTCGGCAAGTACACCCACACGCTGTCGCCGGGTCTCCACTTCCTGATCCCGGTCTACCAGGGGATCGGCCGCAAGATCAACATGATGGAGCAGGTACTGGAGGTCCCCAGCCAGGACGTGATCACCAAGGACAATGCGGTGGTCAAGGTCGACGGCGTCGTGTACTTCCAGGTACTCGACGCGGCCAAGGCGGCCTACGAGGTGGCACAGCTGGAGATCGCCACGCTCAACCTGGTGATGACCAACATCCGCACCTCGATCGGCTCGATGGACCTGGACGAGTCGCTGTCGCGCCGCGACGAGATCAACGCCAAGGTGCTTGCCGCGGTCGACCAGGCCACGCACCCGTGGGGACTGAAGGTCAACCGCATCGAGCTCAAGGACATCGCCCCGCCGCGTGACCTGGTCGAGGCGATGGCACGGCAGATGAAGGCCGAGCGCGAGAAGCGCGCCAACATCCTGGAGGCCGAGGGCTTCCGCCAGGCGGAAATCCTCAAGGCCGAGGGCGAGAAGCAGAGCACGATCCTCGAAGCCGAGGGCGAGCGTGAGGCCGCGTTCCGCGAGGCCGAGGCGCGCGAGCGACTGGCCGAGGCCGAAGCCCGCGCGACGCAGATGGTGTCGGACGCCATCTCCGCTGGCAACGTACAGGCGATCAACTACTTCGTCGCGCAGAAGTACATCGAGGCGTTCAAGGCACTGGCCGAGGCGCCGAACCAGAAGTTCGTCCTGATGCCGATGGAATCGGCCGGCGTGATCGGCTCGATCGCCGGCATCGCCGACCTGGCCAAGGAAGCGCTCGACCGGCCGGCCGGTCCGCATGCCGTGGTCCCGCCGCGGACGGGGCGCTGA
- a CDS encoding NfeD family protein, with protein MRWDWQAVAWAAIALLLFAAETLAPGAFMLWLGFAAAAVFVLVLLFDLPLLAQAVAFVVLSFASIQIYRTRFRGRERVSDRPTLNRRTDALVGRVVPLEQAIVSGRGRVQIADAYWDVTGPELPVGTAVRVVGSDGMTLKVEPAT; from the coding sequence ATGCGCTGGGACTGGCAAGCGGTGGCATGGGCGGCCATCGCGCTGCTGTTGTTCGCGGCCGAGACCCTTGCCCCGGGCGCCTTCATGTTGTGGCTCGGGTTCGCGGCAGCGGCGGTGTTCGTCCTGGTGTTGCTGTTCGACCTGCCGCTGCTCGCACAGGCGGTGGCTTTCGTCGTCCTCAGCTTCGCGTCGATCCAGATCTACCGCACCCGCTTCCGTGGTCGCGAGCGGGTGAGTGACCGGCCGACACTCAATCGTCGCACCGACGCCCTGGTCGGACGCGTCGTGCCGCTCGAGCAGGCGATCGTCTCCGGCCGCGGGCGCGTGCAGATCGCTGACGCCTACTGGGACGTCACCGGTCCCGAGCTGCCGGTGGGCACCGCCGTGCGCGTGGTCGGCAGCGACGGCATGACGTTGAAGGTCGAGCCCGCGACCTGA
- the gcvT gene encoding glycine cleavage system aminomethyltransferase GcvT: MTQKTILNDSHRALGAKMVDFGGWDMPIHYGSQIDEHHAVRQDAGMFDVSHMTVVDLKGERVREFLRRLVANSVDKLTKPGKALYTCMLDEQGGVIDDLIIYFLGEEFFRLVVNAGTRDKDLAWIARQAAPFGVEVVERDDLGLVAVQGPNARDKVIGLLREEDRASITKLGRFAARDAQLADGTGVFIARTGYTGEDGFEIVAPGDRTVALWDALLAAGVKPAGLGARDTLRLEAGMNLYGQDMDESVSPYEAALGWTVSLDEGRGFIGREALERQKADGAPRQMIALVMDDKGVLRHGQKVLTPNGEGEILSGTFSPTLGKAIAFARVPAGDIPLGAAANVRVDIRGREVPVRVVKFPFVREGQPQDGVLA, translated from the coding sequence ATGACCCAGAAGACCATCCTCAACGACAGCCACCGCGCCCTCGGCGCCAAGATGGTCGACTTCGGTGGCTGGGACATGCCGATCCACTACGGCTCCCAGATCGACGAACATCACGCGGTCCGCCAGGACGCGGGCATGTTCGACGTCTCCCACATGACCGTCGTCGACCTGAAGGGCGAGCGCGTGCGCGAGTTCCTGCGCAGGCTGGTGGCCAACTCGGTCGACAAGCTCACCAAGCCCGGCAAGGCGCTGTACACCTGCATGCTCGACGAGCAGGGCGGGGTGATCGACGATCTCATCATCTATTTCCTCGGCGAGGAGTTCTTCCGGCTGGTCGTCAATGCCGGCACCCGCGACAAGGACCTCGCGTGGATCGCCCGGCAGGCGGCGCCGTTCGGCGTCGAGGTGGTCGAGCGTGACGACCTCGGACTGGTGGCGGTCCAGGGCCCCAACGCACGCGACAAAGTGATCGGACTGTTGCGAGAGGAGGACCGCGCGTCGATCACCAAGCTTGGCCGCTTCGCCGCGCGCGACGCGCAGCTTGCCGACGGCACCGGCGTCTTCATCGCCCGCACCGGCTACACCGGTGAGGACGGGTTCGAGATCGTCGCGCCCGGTGACCGCACCGTCGCGCTGTGGGACGCGTTGCTGGCCGCCGGGGTGAAGCCGGCCGGCCTGGGCGCGCGTGACACCTTGCGGCTGGAAGCCGGGATGAACCTCTACGGCCAGGACATGGACGAGTCCGTGTCGCCGTACGAAGCCGCCCTCGGCTGGACCGTCTCCCTCGACGAGGGGCGCGGGTTCATCGGTCGCGAGGCGCTCGAGCGACAGAAGGCCGACGGCGCGCCGCGCCAGATGATCGCGCTGGTGATGGACGACAAGGGCGTGTTGCGCCATGGCCAGAAGGTGCTGACCCCGAACGGCGAAGGCGAGATCCTGTCGGGCACGTTCTCGCCGACGCTTGGCAAGGCGATCGCCTTCGCCCGTGTGCCGGCCGGTGACATCCCGCTGGGCGCCGCCGCCAATGTGCGGGTCGACATCCGTGGCCGCGAGGTGCCGGTGCGCGTGGTCAAGTTCCCGTTCGTCCGGGAAGGCCAGCCGCAGGACGGCGTGCTGGCCTGA
- the gcvH gene encoding glycine cleavage system protein GcvH has protein sequence MSEIPGDLKFLKSHEWIRVEADGKATIGISDHAQGLLGDLVYVELPGVGDRVEAGTACAVVESVKAASDVYAPVSGTVVEVNDALGDKPETINEDAFGEGWLFTLQMDEPGQVNELLDPDGYAELLEDEDH, from the coding sequence ATGAGCGAGATCCCCGGCGACCTGAAGTTCCTGAAATCACACGAGTGGATCCGCGTCGAGGCCGACGGCAAGGCCACCATCGGTATCTCCGACCACGCGCAGGGCCTGCTGGGCGACCTGGTGTACGTCGAGCTCCCGGGCGTCGGTGACCGTGTCGAGGCCGGTACCGCGTGCGCGGTGGTGGAGTCGGTGAAGGCGGCGTCCGATGTCTACGCGCCGGTCAGCGGCACCGTGGTCGAAGTCAACGACGCACTCGGCGACAAGCCCGAGACCATCAACGAGGATGCGTTCGGCGAAGGCTGGCTCTTCACCCTGCAGATGGACGAGCCCGGACAGGTCAACGAGCTGCTCGACCCGGACGGCTATGCCGAGTTGCTCGAAGACGAAGACCACTGA